In Palaemon carinicauda isolate YSFRI2023 chromosome 28, ASM3689809v2, whole genome shotgun sequence, the sequence aaatgaggtaaatgaagcaagaagtttttcaaagtccagttatattaattggattaatatttttgataaaaattactggttgagacaaccgagacgattaattgctgtcctgcctccctcaagttagtaacttacttcaccggaaaacaaccgtatgaagcaagcccctaccaatgactatcatgtctctcaggatctgaaaaacaaaaaaacactccctgtaaaactggtcaggtaaaagggaaactaaattacttacgggaatccgtattaacaaaaacaaaactcaaaacgggaatccgttgactaaaattaccttcgataaattcgattttgtaattttaaaaacacaaacatattgttcataaactgtggtaatccaccaaaaacgaaacttaatggctaatagcctaatgtggtaatccacgaataacaattaatgaattttcaataaaagtggtaatccactgtaaaaaacataacttttaacgctataaaaaagaaaaccgaaaacaaaattggaaaaatagtaatttcttttgatcccgagatttatttttaacaaggtcttgagaagggttatttttaacaaggtcttgagaagggaactaatttaatcaaatgtattaaatccttatggctagggtatcaaatcaactcatgttcagatgggaaaaggctgactcacctcaatactcctgccgttcactgaattactgttgctcctgctaccccccaaagtggcatagtgtcggtatcactaggggtttatccttccatgaccgagagttataaaaacgtccaccatacaagaaggaatttgtctgagaactgacttggaaactccgatcgccttgacaaaaacttccagctctcggacaacagcgtaaacaagcagttcaccttaaaaacaatactaggcgacagatcactaataacaagattgtttagaggaactaaagtcagccccgctctacacttgaacatgacaaaaataatattacgaataatatttaagaggtttgatatttattatattcaacaaaagaaatcactttcaacttctccaattttggtttacgataaattattttctacactggggggaggggattcaatttatttatataaactaaataaattgaatacagaaattcaagataaataggatccccaaaacaagaaaagttgaaaacattaaattacaaaaaatatttaatacattcaatatactaaggtatattaaaatttaaatataacatgaCATTATTGACAGTTAAATGCCCAACCAAATACTCTATATAATAACTATTTACAAGTAAAGATTCTCTTATTAACCCGAAACATAAATCATTTCAGGCTTCCAAGATTTTTCTAGTCCGCTCCGAGCTGTCAATAGCAGCCTGGCGTTTAACTCTAGTATCCTTGGGTACTCGAGACTCCTGTACATCAACCTTAGAATTATTCGGAATTTCATCTTTCCGGGTGAGAAGTGGGATAATGACTGACGAATGTCTCTTCACAAGTTCTTGGGTTTTCCCTTTAAGGATAGTGGCACCAGTAACCTCACCCAAAGTATTTGTAAAAATCTCTTTTACAACGCCCATCGGGTAGTCATTTGGCTTAGTGAAATTTTCCTTAAGCAGTACAATATCTCCAGGTGAGATCTTATTATGAGTGACTGGCTTGTATCTATCAGGGACATCTACAGCCTGATGTATTAGATTAGCAATAAATTCTTCCTGATATAGTTTAACTAAATTGTTTCTCACCTTTTGCAATTGATTGCAATCTTGCTTAAACTTTGATTGAGAATAATTTTCAGGAATCCAGTCAGGGTCTCTCCCCTCATGCaattcgggaattatattaaccgatATCAGATCGTACCCATGAATCAAATTTTCTGGGGTGATAGGTTCTGGAATCTCATCGCCAATCTGATCCCTTAAGGCTTCTTTAAATGCTATTGGCCTACGATTGACTAAATGAATGACTTGTTGAATTAGGAACTCAAAATCATTCTTACCAATAGCTCCATAGATCAATCTTTTAACCAGTTTAACACATACTTCCACCATCGAACCTAACTGACTATGACCCTTGACAAATTGGTCAAACTTTAAAGATTGGACCCCATTGCGTTCAAAATATGACCGAGTCTCATGATCTTTGATGTAGTCAATAATTATATTAGAGGCAGAGACTAATTGGGAGCCTAGGTCACTAATACAATATTCCGGGATTCCAAACTGGAAACAATGAATCTGAAAGGCTCTAAGAAATTCTTTAACagaaagatctaaacaaataatcaaattaactgctctactccacatacaagtgatacatagtagatagatttttcctttcttaccctgttgtttaacgctcaatgggccaatgaaatccataaataaatatctaaaggggACATTAGGTGGTGACACTCTCCATTTCCTGTAGGGAGATTGATTAATACTGATGGTTCTCGACTTAAACCTACGACAAAAAACACATTCTCTaaggtttctcttaaccactgaaaaaTATGACGGTACGTAAAACCGCTTTCTCATTTCTGACAAAACAGAGTAACATCCCGTATGGTTGAGCTTTTTGTGCAGGTTATGCACAATCAGGGAAGTTAGATGGCTATTTTTAGCCAGCAACAAAGGAAAACCATGTCTCCGAATGAGTTTGTCACACTTGCTACGTACTCTAGGCAAACCATCGTTGTCAACGTAAACATTAAGCTGACCTACTATGTTAGGCATGTCTTTTTCTTTGAATAGAACAGCTGAAATATGTAAAAACCTCAGGGAAATGTGCCCGTTGATCCTGTAGTATAACTAACTTGCAAGCTCTTTCATGTATACTATTGCTCTTTAATTCTAAGTGAGCAAATTTATTGGAGTCCTTAGCTTTCAAACGACCCTTTAACTTCTCTACGAAAAGAATAACTTTCTCATAAATAGATACAAGTAAATCAAAActggaaaattcttcaaatttaagaaaatattcaaaattatctgaCATGGCCACAACATTGGAACTGGTACACACAGACTCCTCTATTTCTATACTATTATCCAGCTTGCACTCTGCATAAGGATTTGGaaccataaatgataaattaccattTTCACTACATAGGAAGGTTCCTTTTTCCTTAAGACATTCAGGACCAGAATAGAAATTGGTTTGCATCAACTTACGATATGAAAGGCAACGAGTTATGGCATCTGCAGGATTTTCATTCCCTCCAACAAAGGCAAAATGGACGGGGTGTTTTGCACACAAGTTCTCTACATGCTGAATTCGATTCATCACAAAAACTGATCGTTTCTGcatttttgacaatttattagtAGACGAATTCAACCAAGAGAGCGCTACCTGACTATCTGAAAACACATGAAGGGCAACAACATTTAAAGGATTGATGCATAATGGTCCAGCTAATTCGTTATACAAATCTAAAACCACTTCCGTTGCAAAGGCTACTCCCTGCATCTCCAAAGATGGAATGCTTTTACTTTCCAACTGCCTATTTATCATACGATTTTTTGCCATCACTAAACTTGACGACATAGAATCAATATCAATGATGTACACAACAACACCATAAAGtaatttagagctatcacagcaaGCAGCCAAATGAAATTTTCCATCCCTACGTCCAACAAATCTATCAATAGCAATATCAGGAGCAGAATTGGCCTGATTAGCAATATTATGCCATTCTTTACGCAACTCTGGTGATAATTGAtcgtcccatcctaaatttctatcacactgaagaccacgaagaaataatctgcttcgatttaggatgggaccagtaataccaaaaagatcaaagtgagaggcaatggtacttaaaatttccctcttagttttagccttaccattcaactgaaatttatttgctaacagacaatcaagtgttcgattccactgcataccaagaagtttaacaacctctcccgtttcagaacctgtgcaggaatctatttctccctgtagggacctgtcattagtaacaaactgttgtaaatcaaaaccataaggagaaaatatagatcctaccacagaatatgcccagtgcagattttcaatttcatttgcactaaaagcacaattgtccatataagacaaagaataaatgcaccttttcaactccttcaactggttttcatcatgctcagcatctaaaatcaaaatcttgtaaagaCCGAGCATCAACAAAGTTGGGGAACATCTTAAGCCGAAGCTCAACCTAACATTCCGATATGCAACAATGGTAAAATCTCCCTTCTCAACATTTTTATACCATAAAAATCAAAGTCTATTAGCATCAACATCACTTAATGCAATCTGGTTAAAGGCCTTACATAGATCAAAGCATACTAACAATTTATCAAACcttaaatgtaataatgatgaagaaagtttctgatttaggcatggacctgcatgtatggcctggttatgacttattgtctgacccttggttgagtttctttcacacaagtttgatagaaacacaactctacatttggtagtttcacgattcaatttgaacacacccatatgaggcaaaaaagagtgttctgggtgttcatgtacaaactggtcaagattaggaatcctttctattattccaaccctttcctgttcttttagggcttcattccggtgaagtaagttactaacttgagggaggcaggacagcaattaatcgtctcggttgtctcaaccagtaatttttataaaaacattaattaaattaatataattggACTTTaaaaaaacttcttgcttcatttacctcactttatttgttttttaccttgccattgataaaatattgtgtatggaACCCCTGGTGGGACTCTTCAACAAACTTCGGGCAGTATCAACACTAACATTAGAAGGGGAAACATTTCGTGTAAGCTCAGCAGTACATTCCCGAATTTTAACAACATAACTTTCACAGGAATCAAGTTcggcatttagccatgtttcatcctCCTCTTCAGACCATTTGAGCCTTTGAATTTCACTATTATACTTCTTAAGCGATTCTAAATGATCTTGTAACTCTGACTTAATCTTATTCTTTTCCAATTCAGTTAACTGAGAATAATTAGTTCTTTTATTATAACATTCAGTAACTAACTTGCGAATATATTTTCGGGAATTTATCAACAACTTTAATTCAGACGCCATGTTTACTTAGGAATTTGCTTTTACAATGtctgataaacaattataaatccactgaaacagacagtctaaaccccctctatttaaatgaatgccgtcagctttaaaatagctagggtcatcgagttttgacgaaccgttaatcaacaaagttttatatttaaagggttgacggtctaaccacttattaaaatttctagctaatttcttatacaaatctgcagaagggccggggtcagagataatgcccgaaatttttcggtgtcagattttgtgttgattttgtgttagactacagcatagagtcgttttatgggtataaatgtggtcatcgcatattttcgccctccggctaaaattataggagatatatgagtttttattgaaaaagggccctatttttggggtccgaaacgagtaagggccggggtcagagataatgcccgaaatttttcggtgtcagattttgtgttagactacagcatagagtcgttttatgggtataaatgtggtcatcgcatattttcgccctccggctaaaattataggagatatatgagtttttattgaaaaaggaccctatttttggggtccgaaacgagtaagggccggggtcacagataatgcccgaaatttttcggtgtcagattttgtgttagactacagcatagagtcgttttatgggtataaatgtggtcatcgcatattttcgccctccggctaaaattataggagatatatgagtttttattgaaaaaggaccctatttttggggtccgaaacgagtaagggctggggtcagagataatgcccgaaatttttcggtgtcagattttgtgttagactacagcatagagtcgttttatgggtataaatgtggtcatcgcatattttcgctctccggctagaattatagaagatatatgagtttttattgaaaaaggaccctatttttggggtccgaaacgagtaagggccggggtcagagataatgcccgaaatttttcggtgtcagattttgtgttagactacagcatagagtcgttttatgggtataaatgtggtcatcgcatattttcgctctccgactaaaattatagaagatatatgagtttttattgaaaaaggaccctatttttggggtccgaaacgagtaagggccggggtcagagataatgcccgaaatttttcggtgtcagattttgtgttagactacagcatagagtcgttttatgggtataaatgtggtcatcgcatattttcgctctccggctaaaattatagaagatatatgagtttttattgaaaaaggaccctatttttggggtccgaaacgagtaagggccggggtcagagataatgcccgaaattttttggtgtcagattttgtgttagactacagcatagagtcgttttatgggtataaatgtggtcatcgcatattttcgccctccggctaaaattataggagatatatgtgtttttattgaaaaaggaccctatttttggggtccgaaacgagtaagggccggggtcagagataatgcccgaaatttttcgttgtcagattttgtgttagactacagcatagagtcgttttatgggtataaatgtggtcatcgcatattttcgctctccggctaaaattatagaagatatatgagtttttattgaaaaaggaccctatttttggggtccgaaacgagtaagggccggggtcagagataatgcccgaaattttttggtgtcagattttgtgttagactacagcatagagtcgttttatgggtataaatgtggtcatcgcatattttcgctctccggctaaaattatagaagatatatgagtttttattgaaaaaggaccctatttttggggtccgaaacgagtaagggccggggtcagagataatgccccaaatttttcgttgtcagattttgtgttagactacagcatagagtcgttttatgggtataaatgtggtcatcgcatattttcgctctccggctaaaattatagaagatatatgagtttttattgaaaaaggaccctatttttggggtccgaaacgagtaagggccggggtcagagataatgccccaaatttttcggtgtcagattttgtgttagactacagcatagagtcgttttatgggtataaatgtggtcatcgcatattttcgctctccggctaaaattatagaagatatatgagtttttattgaaaaaggaccctatttttggggtccgaaacgagtaagggccggggtcagagataatgccccaaatttttcggtgtcagattttgtgttagactacagcatagagtcgttttatgggtataaatgtggtcatcgcatattttcgctctccggctaaaattatagaagatatatgagtttttattgaaaaaggaccctatttttggggtccgaaacgagtaagggccggggtcaaagataatgcccgaaatttttcggtgtcagattttgtgttagactacagcatagagtcgttttatgggtataaatgtggtcatcgcatattttcgctctccggctaaaattatagaagatatatgagtttttattgaaaaaggaccctatttttggggtccgaaacgagtaagggccggggtcagagataatgcccgaaatttttcggtgtcagattttgtgttagactacagcatagagtcgttttatgggtataaatgtggtcatcgcatattttcgccctccggctaaaaatacaggagatatatgagtttttattgaaaaaggaccctatttttggggtccgaaacgagtaagggccggggtcagagataatgcccgaaatttttcggtgtcagattttgtgttagactacagcatagagtcgttttatgggtataaatgtggtcatcgcatattttcgccctccggctaaaattataggggatatatgagtttttattgaaaaaggaccctatttttggggtccgaaacgagtaagggccggggtcagagataatgcccgaaatttttcggtgtcagattttgtgttagactacagcatagagtcgttttatgggtataaatgtggtcatcgcatattttcgctctccggctaaaattatagaagatatatgagtttttattgaaaaaggaccctatttttggggtccgaaacgagtaagggccggggtgaGAGATAatacccgaaatttttcggtgtcagattttgtgttagactacagcatagagtcgttttatgggtataaatgtggtcatcgcatattttcgctctccggctaaaattatagaagatatatgaggttttattgaaaaaggaccctatttttggggtccgaaacgagtaagggccggggtcagagataatgcccgaaatttttcggtgtcagattttgtgttagactacagcatagagtcgttttatgggtataaatgtggtcatcgcatattttcgccctctgGCTAAAattaggagatatatgagtttttattgaaaaaggaccctatttttggggtccgaaacgagtaagggccggggtcagagataatgcccgaaatttttcggtgtcagattttgtgttagactacagcatagagtcgttttatgggtataaatgtggtcatcgcatattttcgccctccggctaaaattataggagatatatgagtttttattgaaaaaggaccctatttttggggtccgaaacgagtaagggccggggtcagagataatgcccgaaatttttcggtgtcagattttgtgttagactacagcatagtcgttttatgggtataaatgtggtcatcgcatattttcgtcctccggctaaaattataggagatatatgagtttttattgaaaaaggaccctatttttggggtccgaaacgagtaagggccggggtcacagataatgcccgaaatttttcgttgtcagattttgtgttagactacagcatagagtcgttttatgggtataaatgtggtcatcgcatattttcgctctccggctaaaattataggagatatatgagtttttattgaaaaaggaccctatttttggggtccgaaacgagtaagggccggggtcagagataatgccccaaatttttcggtgtcagattttgtgttagcctacagcatagagtcgttttatgggtataaatgtggtcatcgcatattttcgctctccggctagaattatagaagatatatgagtttttattgaaaaaggaccctatttttggggtccgaaacgagtaagggccggggtcagagataatgccccaaatttttcggtgtcagattttgtgttagactacagcatagagtcgttttatgggtataaatgtggtcatcgcatattttcgctctccggctaaaattatagaatatatatgagtttttattgaaaaaggaccctatttttggggtccgaaacgagtaagggccggggtcagagataatgccccaaaattttcggtgtcagattttgtgttagactacagcatagagtcgttttatgggtataaatgtggtcatcgcatattttcgctctccggctaaaattatagaagatatatgagtttttattgaaaaaggaccctatttttggggtccgaaacgagtaagggccggggtcagagataatgccccaaatttttcggtgtcagattttgtgttagactacagcatagagtcgttttatgggtataaatgtggtcatcgcatattttcgctctccggctaaaattatagaagatatatgagtttttattgaaaaaggaccctatttttggggtccgaaacgagtaagggccggggtcaaagataatgcccgaaatttttcggtgtcagattttgtgttagactacagcatagagtcgttttatgggtataaatgtggtcatcgcatattttcgctctccggctaaaattatagaagatatatgagtttttattgaaaaaggaccctatttttggggtccgaaacgagtaagggccggggtcagagataatgcccgaaatttttcggtgtcagattttgtgttagactacagcatagagtcgttttatgggtataaatgtggtcatcgcatattttcgccctccggctaaaattataggagatatatgagtttttattgaaaaaggaccctatttttggggtccgaaacgagtaagggcctgggtcagagataatgcccgaaatttttcgttgtcagattttgtgttagactacagcatagagtcgttttatgggtataaatgtggtcatcgcatattttcgctctccggctaaaattatagaagatatatgagtttttattgaaaaaggaccctatttttggggtccgaaacgagtaagggccggggtcagagataatgcccgaaatttttcgttgtcagattttgtgttagactacagcatagagtcgttttatgggtataaatgtggtcatcgcatattttcgctctccggctaaaattatagaagatatatgagtttttattgaaaaaggaccctatttttggggtccgaaacgagtaagggccggggtcagagataatgcccgaaatttttcgttgtcagattttgtgttagactacagcatagagtcgttttatgggtataaatgtggtcatcgcatattttcgccctccgg encodes:
- the LOC137621368 gene encoding uncharacterized protein encodes the protein MRKRFYVPSYFSVVKRNLRECVFCRRFKSRTISINQSPYRKWRVSPPNVPFRYLFMDFIGPLSVKQQGKKGKIYLLCITCMWSRAVNLIICLDLSVKEFLRAFQIHCFQFGIPEYCISDLGSQLVSASNIIIDYIKDHETRSYFERNGVQSLKFDQFVKGHSQLGSMVEVCVKLVKRLIYGAIGKNDFEFLIQQVIHLVNRRPIAFKEALRDQIGDEIPEPITPENLIHGYDLISVNIIPELHEGRDPDWIPENYSQSKFKQDCNQLQKVRNNLVKLYQEEFIANLIHQAVDVPDRYKPVTHNKISPGDIVLLKENFTKPNDYPMGVVKEIFTNTLGEVTGATILKGKTQELVKRHSSVIIPLLTRKDEIPNNSKVDVQESRVPKDTRVKRQAAIDSSERTRKILEA
- the LOC137621410 gene encoding uncharacterized protein, translating into MLGLYKILILDAEHDENQLKELKRCIYSLSYMDNCAFSANEIENLHWAYSVVGSIFSPYGFDLQQFVTNDRSLQGEIDSCTGSETGEVVKLLGMQWNRTLDCLLANKFQLNGKAKTKREILSTIASHFDLFGITGPILNRSRLFLRGLQCDRNLGWDDQLSPELRKEWHNIANQANSAPDIAIDRFVGRRDGKFHLAACCDSSKLLYGVVVYIIDIDSMSSSLVMAKNRMINRQLESKSIPSLEMQGVAFATEVVLDLYNELAGPLCINPLNVVALHVFSDSQVALSWLNSSTNKLSKMQKRSVFVMNRIQHVENLCAKHPVHFAFVGGNENPADAITRCLSYRKLMQTNFYSGPECLKEKGTFLCSENGNLSFMVPNPYAECKLDNSIEIEESVCTSSNVVAMSDNFEYFLKFEEFSSFDLLVSIYEKVILFVEKLKGRLKAKDSNKFAHLELKSNSIHERACKLVILQDQRAHFPEVFTYFSCSIQRKRHA